The DNA sequence AAGTATTTTAAGTCCCGATAACTAAAGAAACCTTAGAAGTAAATCCATATAAACATAAGCAATCAGTTAGTCGATCAATAGAATAATTATCTAActgtttttaaagcattttatttccaatgtctcattatttttatttttgggctgTTGCTCAGACAAAATGAGATCATAAATTTTAacatctgtcatttttcacattttttacatttcatagaGCAAACAATTGGTTAttggagaaaataatcagcgGTAACAGACGTGATTTTATATTATGAGTATTGGCTGCATTTCCACTGCTGGAACTTTCCCCAAGAATAAGGAACCTTTGGAGGAACTCGGGTCATTTTCACCACCGGGACCAGGGTCTAAATTAAGTTCCAAGgaaatatttttacatcagAAAAGTCCCTGCTCGGAGCAGAGGGGGGATAGTACTTCTAAAAGAACAGGAACTCTGCGAGTGGGGCTTGCAGGGCTAAACACAGTGATAGAGTACtcacagctttttatttcagacactactttttttaataactgcAGACCACAGCCAGCAGACCACACCAGTTTGTTTAGTGTGCTTAGAGTTACAAAGAAAGTTTTACAACCGATGGACTGATGATGAAGTTCAGGCCTGCTTATTGTTTAGTTATGCATTGTCCATTGAAAGAGACTAAAGTTCTGGGTACTTTGGGATCACAAGAGACTAAAAAAtagtaaaacataaataaaacattctcagtttgtcaaatatatatttattttcagacctgtttctgacctttttttttgcttcttgtGTCTCCAGTCCAGCCGAGTCACggcagtgctgcagcagctgccgcTCAGCAAGGAGGTTACGAGATCCCGGCCCGCCTGAGGACCCTCCACAACCTGGTGATCCAGTATGCCTCCCAGGGCAGGTACGAGGTGGCTGTGCCCCTCTGCAAACAGGCCCTGGAAGACCTGGAGAAGACCTCTGGACACGATCACCCAGATGTGGCCACCATGCTCAATATCCTCGCCCTTGTTTACAGGTTGGTATATCAAATCTTTTATCTTGATTTCCAAAATAGGGTCCTGGTCAGCCAAATCCAGGAGTTTATTTGCAAAATGTAACTGTTGACTGTAATATGGAATATGATATTTGATAAATGTTGTTTGATTTGGAGATGAACTGTTTAGAAAAGATGCACCGTGCAAATGAAACAGATGCGTATTTCAGAATCTGCGGCATGTAGTATGGTATAGATTTGATAATTTTTCTATAGTGACAGAattaaacacttaaaacagcagtcagtgtttggtCTAAAGTTTCTTACAGCACACTGGcagcagtgtgaaaacaaaaaccttcacTAGCTTGTAAATCCTTGAAGTCAGAGCCACTCTGACTGTTTTACAAGCCCTCCCAGTTTTTCAGAATGAAGCCATTTAACCGAATGCAGGGTTAGTATTTGGTAGTTATCAGTGAAAGGAATGTTTGTAACCTTGTTGGTGTCGTGTCAGGATCATAGCATAGATGTGGTAACAGCTATGGCATGTTGTCTCTCTGTCGCCCTCACAACAAAGAGGCATGTCTCTTGAAATCTTTGGTGACAGGCCTCTATGAGACCTCCAAACGATAGCTGGATGCCTTTCTACGTCATAGGTGCAGCATAGCAAACATAGCAGACACAACCAAagatttacagtacagtaacagaaGTGGGGAAGCGTTAATTTCCCAGCTCgagagagaagaacaaaagAAGGACACACAAGAGCTGGACGAGTATTTTACAGGGGTTGATCTTCCACAAATCTTATCCATTGAAAAGCCAgtgctgttttttggtttggCTTCTCTAAAGGAATGACAGACTGGGTCGACTTGTCGGCAGCAGACTGTTGCATCGACTGTGGGAACTGCTGCAAATCTATTCGGACCGCGTCACCTGAAAATAATGAGCCGTTATTTGAAATTGTTGGCATActttaagtttcttttctttgtgcgCTTGTCTGTTattctgtccatctgtgtttgtgttattctgTCTGACTCTGTTTGCTTCTGTCTGTCAGGGATCAGAACAAATACAAGGAGGCAGCCAACCTGCTGAATGATGCTCTGGCCATCAGGGAGAAGACTCTGGGCAGGGACCATCCAGCTGTGAGTACATCTTTGTCTTAGTTACATTGAAGATATTCcgttgtgctgtgtttttatggCACTGGCAATATACTTTAGTTGACACTGATATGATTCACTGTATGTATATCAGAAAGATGTGTTATCTTGTATCACAACAAAATGCAGTcaagtgcagaaaaaaaaaatcatctattTCCTAAAATGGTTATCCGTTCTTTTTATAGAACAATAAATATGGATGACTGGGTGTACTGTAATAAACACTTTTACATGAGTTAGTGCTGTTATTGGAAAGAAAATAAGAGCTAAATCCACcataattttgttttctatgtCCTCATACTTTGCTCTTTGCTCTACACCTATTTTTGGATGCTGCAGTGTCCTGGTTCTCCCTCAGGGATCAATACAATTCTTTTAAAACCATTTTACCCTTTCTCCTTAGGgtaacacaaataacaacacagacagCCATAATAACAGTGCAGATAAAGTAGTGTTTGAATTACACTTTCGAGGCatttatcatcattaaaaaGCCAATGAAGCAACCGAGTTAAAGATTTGTCAAGTAGACCTCCAAGATCCAATTTAGTCCTTGTGAAatggtgttttgtcttttaatcaTTGAGTTTGAAAGAATAATGGTTCATACTCTGGTAACAGGCTTGGAGCAGGTATTTGtccacaagaaaacaaaaacccctGATGCAAGTTTAGATGCTTTTCCAGTGGAAGACAATAATACATCAAACCATAAAACCTCATGGGAAATGTCTGCTGTTCTTATACATCAACCTAAACACAGTTACATTTCTGTGACCATCGATCGCTGTAGGTTTCATAAATAATTGACTCGGTCTGTTTGTCAGTGTACCTGTAAACATACAGCAGGTCGACTAACTGTGTTAACCTCAGCAGGCCTGTGTCTCCACTCTCTGGACCTCCATCACCCTCCACTTTGTGAAGCTGAGGTTAGCCCTCCCCACTCCTGCCCTCCCACCTGATCCTTCTGTTCCACAAGgaagtgattttgttttccagtgatTTGTCCTCAGAAAATCATAGTTTTGGCAAGATTATTGCAAGTTATCTGACACTGACTCACTGATTTCCTTTCAccaaatttgtcattttaaatccaGCTCTATTCCTCttggtttttttcctcctattTCGTATCTTCAtaatctctccatctcccctcctGTCTTTTCGTCTTTGCATTGTTTTGATACGTTCAGTATTAAAAATTGGAGCCGTTTCCAAATCTATGAGAGGAGGTATTCACAGGGGAACATTATCTTGAATTCTTGAATTCAGGTTTACACTTGCTGGACTTCGGTCTACACCCACGGTCATGACATGCACCAGCACGTCGTCTTCACATAATGGCAGATTAGTTGGTCTGGAAGTTGGCCTGTTGGGTGGCAGGTGAAGGTTGGGCCTTGGCATGGGGACTCTAGGCCAGAAAAACTGGCTTCTTGTTACTTCTCTGGTCGGTTAGTTAAACTCATCTTATTGAACTGAAATCCTGAAGGATGGAGTGTTTCCACTGTGAGAGGCGACAGGCACGCATGGAAACACTTAAGAACCCCCAGCTGATTTTGGCTGTGTTGGAGTTCTCCCCAGAGACTACAAGGGTCAGAGACGAGGAGCTTCTGATTGTGGTCTCCGCCTACGCATCGCAGAACACTTTGAAGTACCCACCTCTCAAGTCTAGAAGTGGGGTCCTCCTGGGGAATCCACTCGAAGTTGACACAGAAACCTGAGGAGGGTGATGGCCTGTGCGCTCTGGATCAGAACTGTTCAGTTTTTGGACTTCTAAACTAGTTTTAGGCTTAACAAAGACAACTTTACAAGttcatttttatgtaaaagTGGTATCGGAGGACCACAGACCCAAGGATCAGTAGCTGTGAAATGGTTTATAAGTGTTTCTGCTACCACAAGAGTTTAAGCTGTAATCGATTATTGACTTTGTATCCACACATCTGTAGCTGTATGATCTGTAGCCGTATGTCTGGAAACataaaagatatttttcttGATATTTGAGCCTGTGAAGAATAGTCGTCATTTTACTCTCCTTCCACTCCCTTCCACTCTGCCTTTCTGAATGAGTTTTCCCTCCACCAGTCACCTCACCCCTCTgcccttctttctttcctcccactCTATCCACATGGTCACCAGAGCCTGTCTGAATCAGAGATCAGAGGTGACCTCCCAGGCACCTCCCTCTTCCTGACTGCACGGGTTGGAGATTCATCATTCATGATTGGGATCAAATTACAGCCCACTttaatcacttcctgtttccacaCATCGTCTTCCTCCATATGAATCACTCTCTCACCAGATCAAGGCACTGAGTCGCTGTGGTGGAGTCTTGCAGTTGCACACACATGTGTAAGGATGCCAGGTTTGACATATGTGACGTatgatgaatgtgtttgtgttcccgTCAGGTCGCTGCCACCCTCAATAACCTGGCTGTCCTGTATGGGAAGAGAGGAAAGTACAAGGAAGCAGAGCCTCTGTGCAAGAGAGCGCTGGAGATCAGAGAAAAGgtaggtcaaaggtcatcaAACACGGTGACAAAACAGATTCAGAAACGTTGAGCAGCTGTTTCTTCATAAAAATTCTACTTGTGCTGCAACAGATGGCCACTATACTTGAAGGGTGACATTGCAGATTTGTTTGACCTAATTTGTATTACTATCATCTGGGTAATAATGCAACTGTTGAAAGCCCTCAGGTTACTGTTCGAACTTCTGATCGTACGGCCACATTTTTGTACACATGcctccacagacacaaaaagtATAGAAGTCAGATGGTGCGAAGGACAGCACTACACAACACTGTCAGTTTTGATCAAATTTAAATCAAGATAATTTTACTTTGATACCTAATTCTCACCTTAAACGTGCTCAGAGACGTACTATAGTGTCGTATTTAGCTTTTATACGAGAAGGCATCATCCTGGTTGTTTGCGCATAAGGAAATACAGCACCACAGCccattttctcttattttctctgGTCACATAGCAACAATTTCAAAAGTAGTTGTCGTTCACTGCATAGACAGCAGTGAAAAACTTCATTTACGTTTACTCTAGAAATAAAAGCATATTTCGACTTTCTGACGATGTCTATGTCTTACATTCAAAGCAGTCAAACACTGAACTGAAGGATTCTACTCAAGGACGCTCCCATGAGTCACTGGTTTTAAAGGCAGCAGAATGAAGGACAAACACTTTAAGTTGCTAAGCTCTGTCAAGCTTTCCAATGTTTGCACAGATTTTCCTCTTGAAACAGATGATGACTGCTAATTTTTATCATCTAAAATGGTGACTGTCGTTACCATTTTATTGGCTTAAGCTAGGCTACTACTAAAACTCTATGAGCTTGTTAAAAAGTGTCTctggtttttaatgtttaatgtggaTGCTACATTCCTGTACAGGTATTTTTCGAACAATACCTGTTAGCCCAGAAATGTTTGTAGCTGGCCAGTAAGAAATTGATACCAATTAGCTGGACACGATTGCAGCTCAAAGCTTTAGTCAGCATGTATCTTGCTCTCATTTGACTCATTTCTGCTCATAACGGCTTtgttatgtttaaaaatgtatatatcacAAGACAACATCTGCATCCAGGGAGAACATCATAACTTTGTCTGACCTCCATTTCTGTGCTTACAAAGATCTGTTTAGCAATCGTAAGTACAGAAGACACTTTTAATTCTGCGTCTGTCCTCTCACTTTTGAACAAACTGTCCTTCGTTCTCCTTCTCACTGCTCTGAGAATGAGACGTGAGCTTCGGTTAAGCTGAGTGATTTCCCTTTTGGTGCTACTTAAACTCGGATGATAATGCTCTCGCTTAAGCTGCAAGATTTTTCCGCACAGGCAGGTGGTGCAAGgtggctgctgcagtgctgttttttattatgGCATTAATATTTttagtacagctgaagagtgacAAGAAacggggagagagggagatgacgTGCAGTGAAGGGTCACAGGTAGTATTCGAACTCTGGGCCACTGCGGTGCGGACGTGCAAAGGTTTCTATCTATTACTGAGCTATTTATGAAATTTTTGACCTGTTTTTTAAGACTTttcttgcttgtttgttttggccttttcattAGATTTGTTGACATTCGCATCATCTGCATTTTACTCTTGATGAAACCAGAAATGAAAACCCAAACTTCCACTGGTATGTGTCAGAGTCTAGACACagatttctgttgttgtgtttttgaacagTTCATCAAAGTGACGCTCAACTTTAAAGCACTAAATAAGGCAAAGTCTGATTCATTGCACCGAAGTCTTTGTTGAAATATGCATGTCTGTCTACAAGGGAtagaaacaaactgtcaaatttCTCAAAAATTCCCGCAGTCAGTAAATATTTGGGTAAACATCGATGCATTCTGTGCCCTGTAAGTAGAAGCTTTCCTGCTTTTAATTTTAGATGAAGGTGGTGCTTCTAAGAGCTCCACAGAAACCACCACAGACTGCAGCACTTTTGGTATTTGTAAGCACGACATCCGTCAATAAACACGATCAATTCCTCTGCGACCCAGAGCTTGCCGGCGTGTGTGGCTTATGGCAATCCTTTTTTCGGCTAACGATGTTTACAGGAAAGCTGTCAGATGTGTTGTGCAGAGGAGTAGGTGGAGGAGTGAGGTTTGGGAGGCCAGGACTGAGTGAATACTGTAGGTGGCACCGCTCAAATCGCTCTGCAGCATCCTGTGGATCAGAGACACCGAGAGGCTGTCAGACTCCAGCAGGGCGGGAGAGGATCTCGTGGTGCTCAGGAGGGGTTTGATCTCAGACCTCAAAGAGATTTATACCACAATAATGTGAAGCCAAAATCCCTCAAAGGATACACACCATCTACTTTGTTTGCCTTTTACTATTTTTCACCCCATGCTTTTCTTTGAGTTCACATCCCTGTTCCACCGGGATTGTCTCAATGAGATagcagccagcagagagaggactTGCTTTGTCTAACTTCATatccttttctcttttaaacTCTCTCCGACTTCATCCTCTTCGcatctcctttttcttcctggCTCTCCAACGTCTCAgcccatctctttctcttttcccctcGATTCTGTATTTTTGATTCTCTCTGATCTCCCTCTGCTTGCTGGTCATTCAGACTCAGAAAAAACCCTCACTGCAGTTTTCTAGGTAGCTACCTAGTTTATGATGATCCTTCTGCATCTCTTTCATGTTAGCTACATTAGACCCTAATAGGTTTAAGCTTCCTCAGCACACGGTAAAAGCTTACAGCACTCTCATATCCacattaatgcaaacatattcCATGttaaaagatttattttcacGGTTCTGCCTCTTTTTGCTCTGTGCAGACATGAGAGGAGGCTATAGTCTACGTGATGATTGCAGTTTGTTGCTGCATTGCTGCATTTTACATAggaaatatttctttcttttgcatgTAATGTTAGAAACAAAATTCTGAGAAAAGCAGCATTACTAAGACAAACTGTAGCACGCAGCACAAAGGTCAACATAACTCATATTCTTTGGTATGTATTTATGCCTGACATATTGGCAGACAGCTTTGTTTATCATGAAATCTAAGATGGCAAAACTAGATGTGAGGATCAAAAGTGGGTACATATTTGAAACTAAGGTAAACTGAGAGAATTGAGATTAATTGTTTATTAATTGAGATAAACAGATTCAACAAATTCATcagcaatgaaaataatgatgaaataaagaaaataatgtaaagAACAGAAAGATAACTAGGAAACCAGCTACAACAAGAGACACCCCAGCAGCTGTTAATAGGATGGTGGTATTTTCTCACCCTGGATAAAAGCTGTTGACCAAATGGCACACAGTTTGGACACACAAGTTGTTGTCTAAAACTCATTTAGTTGGACGTTTTGACTGTCGTTTTAACCCCCCCCTCTTTCCACTTGCTTCCGTCCCAGGTGCTGGGGAAGGACCACCCAGATGTGGCCAAGCAGCTGAACAACCTGGCCCTGCTGTGTCAGAACCAGGGCAAGTACGAAGAGGTGGAGTACTACTACATGAGAGCGCTGGAGATCTACCAGACCAAACTGGGCCCCGACGACCCCAACGTGGCCAAGACCAAGAACAACCTGGTGAGGGGGACGGAGGCGGGCTGGGATGGGAGTATCTCCTGAGTTCGTGAGGAAAACCTCTTTTACAATATCATGCTGACTCTTAACCttcatttctctgtgttcttcAGGCATCCTGTTACCTGAAACAGGGCAAGTTCAAGCAGGCTGAAACTCTGTATAAAGAAATCCTCACCCGCGCTCACGAGAGGGAGTTCGGCTCTGTTGATGGTACGACATGTGACCgcatgaaaaacagacacaaacatgtttaattttggacattttatctAACATCCCCCGATGCAGACTGACTTAatatcacaaacaaacagatgtgtaCCCCTCTGACATCCCTCCACTGTAAAGGTTAATATTATCATTTTGgtggctgtaaacaaacatgacctttcagcagagaaataaaaaccatACTGCTTCAGAAAGTGGAGCGACTTCTTAAAACTTTGTCTCCTGCTGGTTATCTGAatgaatgtttgtatttctgactttcatgtgtttctctgtagATGAGAACAAACCAATATGGATGCatgctgaggagagagaggagcaaagCAAGGTGAGCGAAACATGTTGGTATTTAATAAATgctgttgtcagtttgtttttttgtaatttgttgattcacagttttaatgtttgtccCCAAAATCTGACacactgcattttaattttacGTCTGTGTACGTGTGACTTGATGTTAGTAACACAGACAGTTCTATGATGCAGTTTCAGATGAAATAAGAAAGATTGACTGCACAAAGACTTGGATTTGCAGATTAAGTCTCAGTAGTATCCATCAAATGCTGATGGTGCGAGTACTCGACTTTCCCAACAAAGAGTTTATTTTCGTCACGGTTTAAAAGGTTTATTTCTGGAAGGAACCCTGACGCAGCAATAATCCCCCGCTTAATAATCCTTCATGTTATCTTTGATGGTATTAAGAAGCCACTAGTTATGAAAAGGGTTAATGTTAATCTGTGAACGCATGAATCACTTCATATTATATATTCAGGGGTCCATGCTTCATGTACAGGCTTGCAACATGTAAGCCCAAGTAGAGTCCCGGGAGCGGTTTTGTTATAAACTAATGTAAGTGACAGTCGTGTTAttaacttttcttttgtcttgaaGGGGAAGCAGAAGGATGGCTCACCATTCGGAGAATACGGAGGCTGGTACAAAGCCTGTAAAGTCGACAGGTCGGTGTGATTTTCGTGTTTTCCAGAACTTTTGgagatttcagtgttttctgcctttgtcccagctttgtcagtttgttcatcaTTTCATGAGGGTTGTAACATTCAAAAAAACGGACCCACCATTTTACACGTCTTCCACGATGTAAGCTTGTGAAAAAAGTTGCAACGTAcgcttttgttttgattgagagacccctagtggtAAAAAAATTAACTCTCCGTTTAATCAGTTGTTtagtaaatgtgaaataatattCCTCCGTCTTGTTTTCGCAGCCCCACAGTGACCACCACCCTGAAGAATCTGGGCGCCCTCTACAGGCGGCAGGGCAAGTTTGAGGCGGCCGAGACTCTGGAGGAAGCCGCCATGCGTTCCAGAAAGCAGGTGACTCAGGATTCCTTTCTGGTCATTAAGACGTTACTGCCAGTTTTAAAAACTGTCACTGGTTACAAGGACTCAGATGAAAGGGGGTCAACTCAGCATTTGCGGCAgaataaaaaggcagaaatgttcaatCTAGTGGTAAAATTAGGGATGAGATGATACACTCAGGATGCTGAGGAGCTTTTAAAGCTCCTCTGATTGTGTGTTACTTCTGAGAATTAATGGGGTCCCCTGTGGAGGCGATGATGAGGCCCTGCAGCTTTCATCCTGAATTAGGATTTCCTGCTTTAATGTCAAGTATCTCTCAGCTGGGAAGTAACACATGAGACTATTTAAAATGGATTCACAGCTGTGGAGAGTTTTTGGTAATTACTCATATTATAAATACACGTCTAGATGCCTCTTATTAAATCAAGTCGTTAGTTTGGGCTGAATTACACTGCTGAGACAAACAATCCCTGCCCAGAGTACCTTTTTAAGATTCAGTACATTTTACGTACccatatgatatgatatgatatgatataagAGGTAGAACGTGTTAATGAATACAAAACCAGCAAGACTCTGACAACATGACCATTGTACAGGTCGTTGGCCTGTCCGTCTGTTTTTCCCCTTTGAATAATTCATTCTTCAGACGGGGTCACAGGAAACGGTCTTTGCATCAGTCTGCATCGGTCTGTGTAACGTTATCGTTTCTCCAGCTTTAACTATGCCAGAGGCTGCTTCTTTTTGCCAGCTTGTTCTAAAGAGAAATCCTGCTGAATTGACCTTTTTTAAATAAGCAAGTTTTGCATAAGAGAACTTGTGTTTCCATGTGCATCTTTTACATCCATctggcggaggaggaggaggaggaggaggagcaagcacaatgtcaaacatttgctgcttttctttgtccaaaacacaaagactcttcatttactgtaacaaattgcagctgtttgaacaacagaagcattttgaagacatcactttgggctctgggaaattgtgatgagcattttgcaattttttttgaACTTTTTAGACTAAATGATTATCTATTGTGAAAAGAACTGTTGGTTGTAGCCCTAGTATCACAGGTTGTCACTGTTCTAGGTTTAGTTGTAGCTGCATACTTACGCCAGCTGTAAGCTCAGCTGGTCAAAGTTTTTACATGTGTGACTATGTTGATGGTACGGAGGAATCAACATcgtctgcagcaggaaacaacaAGTTCCTGTTTACTGAAAACACTGAGATTTGCTTCATTTGGCTTTCGTGACTCACTTTGCTGAATGAGTCCTGATGTAAGTGAGAGTGTGCCACAGCCTGTGTTCTGTGCAGCAGGTGGTAGAAGTCTATAGCTTTAATATTAATTGGATTGGATGAACTGGTGCTTGTTCCTGTCAGCTGtacagagtctgtgtgtgtgacaggctgCAGGTGGCAGAGGTGCTCAGATTTGCTTTAATTGGATTAGTTGAATTGGCATTTATTgctgccttgtgtgtgtgtgtttgtgtgtgtgtcagggtctGGACACTGTTCATAAGCAGCGTGTGGCGGAGGTCCTGAGTGAGCCCGAGGCCCGTGAGAAGCAGCGGAGCCGCGAGAGCTTGACCTCTGACACGGTGAAATACGAGAGCGGGCCTGACGGTGGCGAGGAAGTGAGTATGAGCGTGGAGTGGAACGGGGTAAGTACAGTACACAGCCCTCGACACATTACTGAGAGTCctcagaccaggaacacagaCAGGGTTATCAGACAAAACAGCCTGTATGTTTCTCGACAGAAGCCACATTTACAAAGTGATCTGGTCCTGATGAATCAGTgattcatcatcattcatcagtCATATAAAGCTGGTTTGGAGCAGATTATTTTCACTCTGGAGGatcaactgttttgttttgttttgtaagtttTATCTTCATAAGGTTGAtggcatttaaatgttaatgtccaATAGCAGCAAAACATGTAGTAGGACAGTTTGAGGAGAACGATCTCTGAAAACTCTGTTCTGTTCAATAAAAAGCgttatttcacatttgtttccaatttttggttcagtttgtcaCAGTAGTTTGCACCAAGGAAAACTAAAAAGTGTGATTTCACCTAATAAGCTCAACTCTAAACACCCTAAAAGTTTAGATCTTTATTCGCTATATTCCATTCCAATACGGCTTCTCTCCTAATTGATGAATACTAAACTAAGATATTAAGATCAAATCCTCATTTATTccattattaaaaatgtaaatttggcTTCTGTCAAGAAAGATACTTTAAGGTTGTTCAGTACTCAGTGAATCTTACAGACCTGCTAAAATCAAGTAAAAAGGTCATTTGAACTGTGCTACACTGTTAATGCTGATTGACTGTCAGAACTAGGATAGCTTCTGCTTGTATTTCGCTGTTAGACTGACTTTTAGTAATAAAACCAAGTGAGAGCTGCTCTGCTGAGACGCTCAAGTCTCTCACAGTAGGTGCCTGAGCTCCAGTTGTAGTGGTTTACATTTCCATAGTGCTTTGCTCATATTAAACACTCCTTTCCACTAAACTTCCCTCCTGTAGAGCTTTCCCAACTAACTCCAAGTCTTAAAACTGctttcacagcagcagtaaagATCCCTCTGGTCGCTCATGTTGCCAGCACCCACCTAACATCCTCTGCCGCAGAGAGCTTCACGGTATCTGCAGTATTTTCTCAGTCTCTGGTGACTGCAGTGGCAGAACATGTAGATGTAGAGTCTCTGTAGGCTGCTCATCGTCTCATTTCTtaacggctgctgctgctgctgctgccgctgctctgAGCCGGCCTGCTCACATAGCAACAGTAGTCATAGTGCCCTGAACAACCAATCAGCATCTCTCTCCTGTACGTCTTGTTGTGGCTCCGGGAGGTTTGGTGTGAGACACATTAGTGTGTATACACACTGTGTCCTGCAGACAATCTCACACCACCAGCTGatctctgcatttatttatatcagGAAAGCAGCCTGTCATGTCTGGAAAGAGCTTCAGCTGGAAGGAGATTATATGTAAATTATACTGTGAGTCATTGAGGATAGCAAACGTAAAAGCGTGCCGGATTTTGATTTGAGTCGCGATAGGATCAAACTAATGATCCCTGAAGGGAGATGTAGCTTTACAGCATCATCAGAGAAGTAGATATACACAGTAAACAggataagtaaataaaaagattttattaaaccagaaaatacacagataagagaaatgtaaaactgtgtgtgcagtttgttaCACgaaatatgtgtatgtgtgtaaatatacGTGACAAACTGGGGTGTGACCAACCACTAT is a window from the Acanthopagrus latus isolate v.2019 chromosome 16, fAcaLat1.1, whole genome shotgun sequence genome containing:
- the klc1a gene encoding kinesin light chain 1 isoform X2 — encoded protein: MREDMSTMVCVKEEEDPGEKLSQDEIISRTKQVIQGLEALKQEHHSILDGLLGTLRCLKQDEEGVLVEEKSHMIRKSLEMLELGLSEAQVMMALSSHLSSVESEKQKLRAQVRRLCQENQWLRDELAGTQQKLQKSEQSVAQLEEEKKHLEFMNQLKKYDEDLSPSEEKDSDSSKETLDDLFPDDQDDQAPGIQPSHGSAAAAAAQQGGYEIPARLRTLHNLVIQYASQGRYEVAVPLCKQALEDLEKTSGHDHPDVATMLNILALVYRDQNKYKEAANLLNDALAIREKTLGRDHPAVAATLNNLAVLYGKRGKYKEAEPLCKRALEIREKVLGKDHPDVAKQLNNLALLCQNQGKYEEVEYYYMRALEIYQTKLGPDDPNVAKTKNNLASCYLKQGKFKQAETLYKEILTRAHEREFGSVDDENKPIWMHAEEREEQSKGKQKDGSPFGEYGGWYKACKVDSPTVTTTLKNLGALYRRQGKFEAAETLEEAAMRSRKQGLDTVHKQRVAEVLSEPEAREKQRSRESLTSDTVKYESGPDGGEEVSMSVEWNGDGSGSLKRSGSFSKLRASIRRSSEKLVRKLKGGGSTRDSEPKNPGNEIIV
- the klc1a gene encoding kinesin light chain 1 isoform X3; amino-acid sequence: MREDMSTMVCVKEEEDPGEKLSQDEIISRTKQVIQGLEALKQEHHSILDGLLGTLRCLKQDEEGVLVEEKSHMIRKSLEMLELGLSEAQVMMALSSHLSSVESEKQKLRAQVRRLCQENQWLRDELAGTQQKLQKSEQSVAQLEEEKKHLEFMNQLKKYDEDLSPSEEKDSDSSKETLDDLFPDDQDDQAPGIQPSHGSAAAAAAQQGGYEIPARLRTLHNLVIQYASQGRYEVAVPLCKQALEDLEKTSGHDHPDVATMLNILALVYRDQNKYKEAANLLNDALAIREKTLGRDHPAVAATLNNLAVLYGKRGKYKEAEPLCKRALEIREKVLGKDHPDVAKQLNNLALLCQNQGKYEEVEYYYMRALEIYQTKLGPDDPNVAKTKNNLASCYLKQGKFKQAETLYKEILTRAHEREFGSVDDENKPIWMHAEEREEQSKGKQKDGSPFGEYGGWYKACKVDSPTVTTTLKNLGALYRRQGKFEAAETLEEAAMRSRKQGLDTVHKQRVAEVLSEPEAREKQRSRESLTSDTVKYESGPDGGEEA
- the klc1a gene encoding kinesin light chain 1 isoform X1, with amino-acid sequence MREDMSTMVCVKEEEDPGEKLSQDEIISRTKQVIQGLEALKQEHHSILDGLLGTLRCLKQDEEGVLVEEKSHMIRKSLEMLELGLSEAQVMMALSSHLSSVESEKQKLRAQVRRLCQENQWLRDELAGTQQKLQKSEQSVAQLEEEKKHLEFMNQLKKYDEDLSPSEEKDSDSSKETLDDLFPDDQDDQAPGIQPSHGSAAAAAAQQGGYEIPARLRTLHNLVIQYASQGRYEVAVPLCKQALEDLEKTSGHDHPDVATMLNILALVYRDQNKYKEAANLLNDALAIREKTLGRDHPAVAATLNNLAVLYGKRGKYKEAEPLCKRALEIREKVLGKDHPDVAKQLNNLALLCQNQGKYEEVEYYYMRALEIYQTKLGPDDPNVAKTKNNLASCYLKQGKFKQAETLYKEILTRAHEREFGSVDDENKPIWMHAEEREEQSKGKQKDGSPFGEYGGWYKACKVDSPTVTTTLKNLGALYRRQGKFEAAETLEEAAMRSRKQGLDTVHKQRVAEVLSEPEAREKQRSRESLTSDTVKYESGPDGGEEVSMSVEWNGDGSGSLKRSGSFSKLRASIRRSSEKLVRKLKGGGSTRDSEPKNPGMKRASSLGVLNVADKAAIDHYQERNNRLKKSRDLSASHTDLAR